A DNA window from Candidatus Brocadia sp. contains the following coding sequences:
- a CDS encoding cation-translocating P-type ATPase, whose translation MVDISWHTMRAEEIIENLGTNTDSGLSHVEAENRLIKYGYNQLEEKEGVSPLILFLGQFNDFIVWILIVAAIVSGFLGEWIDALAIVAIVIINAIIGFIQEYRAEKSLDALQKMTTPFSRVLRNSEVHSIPSRNIVPGDIVLLEAGDCVPADGRLYSSFGLKTQEASLTGESTPVSKSTEPLQNPLLPIGDRENMVFMGTSVTSGKGICVVISTGMHTELGKIAGLIQESGKEETPLQRKLEVFGKKLVYLCLGIVAIVFLLELWRKDPLLEAFLMSVSLAVAAIPEGLPAIVTIALALGVQRMVKRHVLIRKLPAVETLGCTTVICSDKTGTLTQNEMTVRKIFVNGKTIDISGTGYAPEGNFTFNNTPLSEIDKRMVTFVLGIGVLCNNAHLKRDNTTWKILGDPTEGAILSAAAKAGIWKEGLQKKFPLASEIPFDSDRKKMSTIRKTPYSVQLVCEKGAADVIVKDCTRISIGGELRDLTEDDIRVIVNENNKMADAALRVIGIAFKPVDIETINPDPDSLERDLIFAGLLAMIDPPRPEVKDAVATCHKAGIKTVMITGDHKNTARAIGEELGFLRNDRKAIDGMELDTLPDEILEKEVSKIAVYARVSAEHKLRIVKAWKKQGEVVAMTGDGVNDAPAVKEASIGVSMGITGTDVTKEASDMIITDDNFASIEAAVEEGRGIYDNIKKSIHYLLSCNAGEIFTMLFASIFNLPLPLFPIQILWINIATDGLPALALGVDAVDPDIMKRPARRSTEQIIDRNLGSLIVFQGFLIALSTLLAYLYVLYYTSSVKPGYLHYWFLNKLIPCCFGGPLSGDLERARTVAFSVMVISQLFHSFNCRNAHRSLFMIGVFTNKKLLLATGFSLAMQVAIVYIPYSENIFKVIPLELKDWIAIFGFSTLVFIIMEIIKCFKKS comes from the coding sequence ATGGTTGATATATCATGGCATACGATGCGGGCTGAAGAGATCATAGAGAATCTCGGTACCAATACCGACAGCGGACTCAGTCATGTTGAGGCAGAAAACAGGCTTATAAAATACGGATACAACCAGCTGGAGGAAAAGGAAGGTGTCTCCCCCCTCATACTCTTTTTGGGGCAGTTTAATGACTTTATCGTCTGGATACTGATTGTTGCGGCTATAGTCTCCGGATTTTTGGGAGAATGGATCGATGCATTGGCCATTGTTGCCATCGTTATCATCAATGCCATTATTGGATTCATTCAGGAATACCGTGCCGAGAAATCCCTTGATGCCTTACAAAAAATGACAACACCTTTTTCAAGGGTGTTGCGTAACAGTGAGGTCCATTCCATTCCATCCCGAAATATTGTGCCGGGTGATATTGTGCTGCTTGAGGCTGGAGATTGTGTCCCTGCGGATGGCAGATTATACTCTTCTTTTGGTCTGAAAACCCAGGAGGCCTCTCTTACGGGAGAATCAACACCGGTCAGCAAATCCACAGAACCACTCCAAAATCCCTTATTACCAATAGGCGACAGGGAAAATATGGTATTTATGGGCACCTCAGTAACAAGTGGCAAAGGGATATGTGTTGTTATATCAACCGGAATGCACACTGAGTTGGGAAAGATTGCAGGTCTCATTCAGGAATCGGGAAAAGAAGAGACCCCCCTGCAGCGTAAGCTCGAGGTGTTTGGAAAAAAATTGGTCTATCTGTGCTTAGGAATCGTGGCAATCGTATTTCTTTTAGAGTTATGGCGGAAAGACCCGTTATTGGAAGCATTCCTTATGTCGGTGAGCCTTGCCGTTGCCGCTATCCCGGAAGGTTTGCCTGCGATAGTAACTATTGCCCTGGCTTTGGGGGTGCAACGCATGGTGAAACGCCATGTATTGATTCGAAAACTGCCGGCGGTAGAGACACTTGGATGTACAACGGTCATTTGCTCAGACAAGACAGGTACTCTAACCCAGAACGAGATGACTGTGAGAAAGATATTTGTCAACGGAAAAACTATTGACATCTCAGGAACAGGTTATGCCCCGGAGGGAAATTTCACTTTCAATAACACGCCTCTTTCAGAAATTGATAAGCGGATGGTGACGTTTGTTCTGGGTATAGGTGTATTATGTAACAATGCCCATTTGAAAAGAGATAATACTACGTGGAAGATTCTTGGCGATCCTACCGAGGGTGCCATTTTGAGCGCTGCTGCCAAAGCAGGTATCTGGAAAGAAGGTTTACAGAAAAAATTTCCCCTTGCTTCTGAGATCCCCTTTGATTCTGACCGGAAGAAGATGTCCACTATCAGGAAAACACCGTATTCAGTTCAGCTTGTTTGTGAAAAAGGAGCAGCGGATGTTATCGTAAAGGATTGTACGAGGATCTCTATTGGCGGAGAACTGCGGGACCTGACAGAGGATGATATTCGCGTTATAGTAAACGAAAACAACAAGATGGCTGATGCTGCCCTGCGTGTGATCGGTATAGCATTCAAACCCGTTGACATTGAAACTATCAACCCTGATCCCGATAGTCTAGAAAGAGATTTAATTTTTGCGGGTTTATTGGCCATGATTGATCCACCCAGACCCGAAGTCAAAGATGCCGTTGCGACCTGTCACAAAGCAGGGATAAAGACCGTTATGATTACCGGGGACCATAAGAATACGGCCAGGGCTATTGGGGAAGAATTGGGATTTCTTCGTAACGATAGAAAGGCTATCGATGGGATGGAACTGGATACACTCCCTGATGAAATTTTAGAAAAGGAGGTATCAAAGATAGCCGTATATGCACGCGTTTCAGCTGAACACAAGCTCAGGATAGTGAAGGCATGGAAGAAACAGGGCGAGGTTGTAGCCATGACCGGAGACGGTGTAAACGATGCACCCGCCGTAAAGGAAGCAAGTATCGGCGTATCAATGGGTATAACGGGTACGGATGTTACAAAAGAGGCCTCCGATATGATCATAACGGATGACAATTTCGCCTCCATAGAAGCGGCTGTCGAAGAAGGAAGGGGAATTTATGATAATATAAAAAAATCAATTCACTACCTTCTTTCGTGTAATGCCGGTGAGATTTTTACGATGCTCTTTGCCTCAATATTCAACCTCCCATTGCCATTATTCCCTATACAGATATTATGGATTAATATCGCAACGGACGGATTGCCGGCGCTGGCGCTGGGTGTTGATGCTGTAGATCCGGATATCATGAAAAGGCCAGCCCGAAGGTCAACTGAACAGATTATAGACAGAAATCTTGGCTCACTGATCGTTTTTCAGGGTTTCCTCATAGCCTTGAGCACGTTGCTGGCTTATTTGTATGTTTTATACTATACAAGCAGCGTGAAACCCGGTTATTTACATTATTGGTTTCTGAATAAATTGATACCCTGCTGCTTCGGTGGCCCTCTCAGTGGCGATCTTGAGAGGGCAAGGACGGTTGCCTTTAGTGTAATGGTTATTTCCCAATTGTTTCACTCTTTTAACTGCCGAAATGCTCATCGTTCATTATTCATGATCGGTGTTTTCACTAATAAAAAACTCCTGCTGGCAACTGGATTTTCTTTAGCCATGCAAGTAGCCATAGTCTATATCCCTTACTCTGAAAATATCTTTAAGGTGATACCTTTAGAATTAAAGGACTGGATTGCTATCTTTGGATTTTCCACTCTCGTTTTTATTATTATGGAAATAATCAAGTGTTTTAAGAAATCTTAG
- a CDS encoding YHS domain-containing protein, with the protein MPWFYCCNTVSKGLEALLPGNRKEEYKGKGYYFCAEHCKKIFKKAPLHLIEKKNNNLVKIQIE; encoded by the coding sequence ATTCCCTGGTTTTATTGTTGTAACACAGTAAGTAAAGGGTTAGAGGCATTGTTACCTGGAAACAGAAAGGAAGAATACAAAGGGAAAGGTTACTACTTCTGCGCGGAACATTGTAAAAAGATCTTCAAAAAAGCCCCCCTGCATCTTATAGAAAAGAAAAACAATAATCTGGTGAAAATTCAGATAGAGTAA
- the cas1 gene encoding CRISPR-associated endonuclease Cas1, producing the protein MIKSGIMMIIQTKMESVFSTALLRKCTEDNIPLTIALGSGYYITTVKPDSKKYYDVSYEHGKKYYSLSETEVLCIAKEFAAGKIQNYIALFQQRFLKEQYRFIDELEGVICQMHQAGDVAQVRGLEGAAAKKIYQRLNNFIDDDAFRILKRDRRSPDRMNALLNFGYYLLFSRINATVRAVGLNPYLGFLHNPQDNYESLVCDIEELFRARIDRFIIRLINLKVVGRDDFVETERGLHLKKDVVRKFIDLFESEMEKKGAQGTLSMKEDIYVQTIVLKKWAIENNSLSFYRWKI; encoded by the coding sequence ATGATAAAGAGTGGAATCATGATGATTATCCAAACAAAAATGGAGTCCGTTTTTTCCACCGCCCTTCTGAGGAAATGCACGGAGGACAATATCCCGCTCACCATTGCTCTGGGCTCCGGGTATTACATCACAACGGTGAAGCCGGATTCAAAAAAATACTATGATGTCTCTTACGAACACGGGAAGAAGTATTATTCACTCTCTGAGACCGAAGTGCTCTGTATTGCAAAGGAATTTGCTGCAGGCAAGATACAAAATTACATTGCTCTTTTTCAGCAGAGATTTCTTAAGGAGCAGTACCGGTTTATCGATGAACTGGAGGGGGTGATCTGCCAGATGCATCAGGCAGGTGACGTTGCGCAGGTGCGCGGCCTGGAAGGTGCGGCGGCAAAGAAGATTTATCAGAGGCTGAATAACTTTATCGATGACGATGCCTTTCGTATTCTGAAGCGGGACAGGCGGAGCCCAGACCGCATGAACGCCCTGTTAAATTTTGGATATTACCTCCTCTTCTCCCGCATCAATGCCACGGTGAGGGCGGTTGGCCTGAATCCCTACCTGGGCTTTTTGCACAATCCGCAGGATAATTATGAATCCCTTGTGTGCGATATTGAAGAGCTGTTCAGGGCGAGGATTGACCGGTTTATCATACGTCTGATCAATCTGAAGGTTGTTGGTCGGGACGATTTTGTTGAGACGGAAAGGGGTCTCCATCTGAAAAAGGATGTCGTCAGAAAATTCATCGACCTGTTTGAGTCGGAGATGGAGAAAAAGGGCGCTCAGGGCACATTGTCGATGAAGGAAGACATCTATGTCCAGACCATCGTGCTGAAGAAATGGGCGATAGAGAACAATTCACTTTCATTCTACCGTTGGAAAATATAA
- a CDS encoding polymer-forming cytoskeletal protein, with amino-acid sequence MINIFRKGTVSDETRDKTEEMIEPGKETEMSGENITNLTSDVEIKGTIKFSSIMKIDGKFEGEMITDDGELVVGKTGSIKANVKVKNAIIEGHVDGNVIATEKVELRKLAQLIGDLKARTLVIEEGVVFVGNCNVNPDGFKTETTNSKEWKKEPKKNLE; translated from the coding sequence ATGATTAATATATTCCGAAAAGGTACGGTATCAGATGAGACCAGAGATAAAACTGAAGAAATGATCGAACCAGGAAAGGAGACTGAAATGAGTGGAGAAAATATAACGAATTTAACATCGGATGTTGAAATCAAAGGTACAATCAAGTTTAGCAGTATCATGAAAATTGACGGAAAGTTTGAAGGGGAAATGATAACAGATGACGGAGAGCTCGTTGTTGGCAAAACGGGTAGTATTAAAGCAAATGTTAAGGTGAAAAATGCCATTATTGAAGGTCATGTGGATGGAAACGTTATTGCAACCGAAAAAGTTGAACTCAGAAAACTGGCACAACTCATCGGTGATCTCAAAGCACGAACCCTGGTTATCGAAGAAGGGGTTGTTTTTGTCGGAAATTGCAATGTGAATCCGGATGGATTCAAAACAGAAACCACAAATTCAAAGGAATGGAAAAAGGAACCAAAAAAGAATCTGGAATAA
- a CDS encoding DNA mismatch repair protein MutS, whose translation MAKLKLDLHDICKKGDLIEKELNRVIFEAVEKRIAMVEIIPGKGSGQLKKTVLRFLNRPDIKKLYHRIDKDSENFGRLFVRFRH comes from the coding sequence ATGGCCAAACTAAAACTCGATCTACACGACATCTGTAAAAAAGGGGATTTAATCGAAAAAGAACTCAATCGTGTTATCTTTGAAGCCGTCGAGAAAAGGATTGCGATGGTGGAAATCATTCCCGGAAAAGGAAGTGGGCAGTTAAAGAAGACCGTCTTGCGTTTTCTCAACCGTCCTGACATCAAAAAGTTATATCATCGTATAGATAAAGACAGTGAAAATTTTGGAAGACTCTTTGTACGTTTCCGGCACTAG
- a CDS encoding carbonic anhydrase family protein — protein MKTVQYIFLTSAFVFLSFIAATSLFAGVGEHIPSDHWDYEGEQGPDHWGELKREYCKCKTGDMQSPIGISITEKAKMENIIFHYYPTPLKIINNGHTIQVNYGKGSSISIGHKRFELIQFHFHTPSEHIIHGKHYDMEAHLVHKGEHGEIAVVAVLIEAGKENAFIKTLWSNFPKDVGKEHIVSDIRICASQLLPKNATGYYNYTGSLTTPPCNEIVNWFILKTPIEVSKAGVGKFSSIFKYDARPIQPVHGRVVKESY, from the coding sequence ATGAAGACTGTTCAATATATTTTTTTAACGTCTGCTTTTGTGTTCCTTTCCTTTATTGCAGCAACATCTTTGTTCGCTGGCGTTGGTGAGCACATTCCTTCCGACCATTGGGATTACGAAGGTGAACAGGGTCCCGATCATTGGGGTGAACTAAAACGAGAATATTGCAAGTGCAAAACCGGAGACATGCAATCACCGATCGGTATTTCTATAACCGAAAAGGCCAAAATGGAAAACATAATTTTTCATTATTACCCAACTCCGTTAAAAATCATAAATAACGGTCATACTATTCAGGTCAATTATGGGAAAGGAAGCTCAATATCAATAGGCCATAAAAGGTTCGAACTTATACAGTTTCACTTTCATACGCCGAGTGAACATATAATACATGGAAAACATTACGATATGGAAGCGCATCTCGTGCATAAAGGGGAGCATGGAGAAATAGCAGTTGTTGCTGTACTCATTGAGGCAGGTAAAGAAAACGCATTCATAAAAACCCTGTGGAGTAACTTCCCAAAAGATGTGGGTAAAGAGCATATAGTCTCTGATATAAGGATATGTGCAAGCCAACTCCTTCCAAAGAATGCCACAGGATATTATAACTACACTGGTTCACTTACCACCCCCCCTTGCAATGAAATTGTGAATTGGTTTATTTTAAAGACGCCGATTGAGGTATCAAAAGCAGGGGTGGGTAAATTTAGTTCAATATTCAAGTATGATGCAAGGCCGATTCAACCAGTCCATGGTCGGGTTGTCAAGGAAAGTTACTAA
- a CDS encoding YkgJ family cysteine cluster protein has translation MKCRIGCGACCVALSISSPIPGMPNGKPAGIQCQQLSSDNRCLLFGKPERPAVCLSLQPSEEMCGQTAEEAYAYLEFLERCTAPLLFKLQASE, from the coding sequence GTGAAATGTAGAATAGGATGTGGCGCCTGTTGTGTTGCACTATCAATTTCATCTCCAATTCCCGGTATGCCGAATGGTAAACCGGCCGGTATTCAATGCCAGCAACTCAGTTCGGATAACCGCTGCCTCCTCTTTGGCAAACCGGAAAGGCCGGCAGTTTGTTTGAGCCTTCAACCCTCGGAAGAGATGTGCGGACAAACGGCTGAAGAAGCATACGCATATCTAGAATTTCTCGAACGATGTACTGCCCCTCTGCTCTTCAAATTACAAGCTTCTGAATAA
- a CDS encoding class II aldolase/adducin family protein, which yields MRHISEKYLKEFVAACHRVASHGLARCSSGNLSWRVNEEYMLITATCSWMAEMSREQIAICRISDGTVLNEKRPSAENDFHFGIFRERSDVNVVLHFQSPFATAVACNSRNPENFFVIPEIPYYIGSIAVVPYLNPGSNDLAKEVISAAKGHDLVILKNHGQVTVGRSFDDAIQKASFFELACEIILYAGNQIQFLSPDAIAYLRPQEGKKQPRTV from the coding sequence ATGCGCCATATTTCAGAAAAGTATTTAAAAGAGTTTGTTGCTGCCTGCCATCGGGTGGCGTCCCATGGATTGGCACGTTGTAGCAGCGGGAACTTATCCTGGCGGGTAAATGAAGAATATATGCTTATTACTGCAACCTGCTCATGGATGGCAGAGATGAGCAGAGAGCAGATTGCAATTTGCCGGATTTCAGATGGCACTGTCCTGAACGAAAAGAGACCTTCTGCAGAGAATGATTTCCACTTTGGCATATTCCGTGAACGTTCTGATGTTAATGTGGTTCTGCACTTTCAGTCTCCCTTTGCCACAGCGGTCGCCTGCAATAGCAGGAATCCTGAGAATTTTTTTGTTATTCCAGAAATTCCTTACTATATTGGCTCAATTGCGGTTGTACCTTACCTGAATCCCGGATCAAATGATCTTGCAAAAGAAGTCATTTCTGCCGCGAAGGGACACGATCTAGTGATTTTGAAGAACCACGGTCAGGTCACCGTGGGAAGAAGTTTTGATGACGCAATTCAAAAGGCAAGTTTCTTTGAATTGGCTTGTGAGATTATCCTTTATGCAGGCAACCAAATTCAATTTCTTTCTCCGGATGCTATTGCCTATCTGCGTCCGCAAGAAGGCAAAAAACAGCCTCGTACCGTATAA
- a CDS encoding acyl carrier protein, protein MTILNAEEIEKGVTAIVAEVTELDEKEIWDKRDANFFKDLEIDSLLALEILALIEKKFKVQIPEEKLVDITSLSATIDLTKSVLAESGKLSS, encoded by the coding sequence ATGACGATTTTGAACGCTGAAGAAATTGAAAAAGGTGTAACCGCGATAGTCGCTGAGGTTACAGAATTAGATGAAAAAGAAATTTGGGATAAAAGAGATGCAAATTTCTTTAAAGACCTCGAGATTGATTCCCTTTTGGCCTTAGAAATTCTTGCGCTTATTGAGAAGAAATTCAAGGTGCAAATCCCCGAAGAAAAGCTTGTTGATATTACATCCCTAAGTGCCACCATTGATTTAACAAAATCTGTTTTGGCAGAAAGCGGAAAACTTTCATCTTAA
- the fabZ gene encoding 3-hydroxyacyl-ACP dehydratase FabZ translates to MMLFEEIRSLLPQKYPFLFIDKAIEFEEGKRIVCVKNVSGNEPVFVGHFPDFAIMPGVLIIEAMAQASIVLFKKSLPPKNDRDTVFLLASVNNARFTKPVFPGDQLFIEIIVEKIVSKGAIVQAAVTADEKAVAKATLTFGIADKSALISS, encoded by the coding sequence ATGATGCTTTTTGAGGAAATCCGATCTCTTCTTCCTCAAAAATATCCTTTTTTATTTATAGATAAAGCTATTGAGTTTGAAGAAGGAAAAAGAATTGTTTGTGTAAAAAATGTCTCAGGTAATGAACCAGTCTTTGTCGGACATTTCCCTGACTTTGCCATTATGCCCGGGGTTTTAATCATCGAGGCAATGGCACAGGCTTCTATCGTCCTGTTCAAGAAGAGCCTTCCCCCAAAAAATGACAGGGATACGGTTTTTTTATTGGCATCAGTAAATAACGCTCGGTTTACAAAACCCGTCTTTCCTGGCGACCAACTCTTCATAGAAATCATTGTAGAAAAAATTGTGTCTAAGGGAGCTATTGTTCAAGCTGCAGTAACGGCTGATGAAAAAGCGGTTGCTAAGGCAACGCTGACTTTTGGAATTGCAGATAAAAGCGCATTAATATCGAGTTGA
- a CDS encoding beta-ketoacyl-[acyl-carrier-protein] synthase family protein, with the protein MNKRVVITGVGMITPIGSGKDTFWSALITGVSGVDDVTCIDTSGYKVHKGCEVKNFKYSDYIKNGILKKIGKGSQFAIAATKLALDDAKLNIRAVDLERLGVSVGTTAGEIQILEKVNYIRHKEGEDKVDPDLFLMHPCNNIPANIAIEFGFKGPNTIIPTACAAGNYAIGYAYDLIKFGRVAMMVAGGSDPFSKVAYTGFARLGAIAPEICQPFDKNRKGMMVGEGAGMLLLESLDHAMERNANIYAEIIGYGLSCDAYHITIPHPDGEGVISAMKKALKCANLKPEDVQYVSAHGTGTPANDKAETISIKKVFGDKPEHLAISSIKSMIGHTMGAASAIEAITCALVVQNDIIPPTINYETPDPECDLDYVPNVARKQKVNIALNNAHAFGGNNSCLVVKKFTGRT; encoded by the coding sequence ATGAATAAACGTGTGGTTATAACAGGCGTAGGTATGATCACCCCTATCGGATCGGGAAAGGACACATTCTGGAGTGCCCTAATTACTGGGGTATCTGGTGTTGATGATGTGACGTGTATTGACACTTCCGGATATAAGGTACATAAAGGATGCGAAGTAAAAAACTTCAAGTATTCCGATTATATAAAAAATGGCATCCTTAAAAAAATTGGTAAAGGTTCGCAATTTGCGATTGCGGCAACAAAGCTTGCTCTGGATGATGCCAAGCTTAACATCCGTGCCGTTGACTTAGAAAGGCTTGGAGTTTCTGTTGGAACTACTGCGGGAGAAATACAAATCCTGGAAAAAGTCAATTATATACGACACAAAGAGGGAGAAGATAAAGTAGACCCCGATTTGTTTCTCATGCATCCATGTAATAATATTCCTGCTAACATTGCCATTGAGTTTGGTTTCAAAGGTCCCAATACTATTATTCCCACAGCGTGCGCAGCGGGTAATTATGCAATTGGGTATGCTTATGATTTGATTAAGTTCGGACGGGTGGCTATGATGGTTGCTGGCGGTTCAGACCCTTTTTCGAAAGTTGCCTATACAGGATTTGCCAGATTGGGCGCCATCGCTCCAGAGATATGTCAACCATTTGACAAAAACAGAAAAGGCATGATGGTTGGTGAAGGCGCAGGCATGCTTCTCTTAGAATCACTTGATCATGCGATGGAGAGGAATGCAAATATTTATGCCGAAATCATTGGTTACGGCCTTAGCTGTGACGCCTATCATATAACTATCCCTCATCCCGATGGGGAAGGCGTTATCTCCGCTATGAAAAAAGCCTTAAAATGCGCAAATCTAAAACCAGAAGACGTCCAGTATGTCAGTGCCCATGGAACAGGAACTCCTGCTAATGACAAAGCCGAAACGATCTCTATTAAAAAGGTATTTGGGGATAAACCTGAGCATCTCGCAATTAGTTCAATAAAATCAATGATTGGTCATACCATGGGTGCTGCCAGTGCAATAGAAGCCATTACCTGTGCATTGGTTGTCCAAAACGATATCATTCCCCCGACGATTAATTATGAAACACCGGATCCTGAATGTGATCTGGATTATGTACCTAATGTAGCAAGAAAACAAAAGGTAAATATCGCACTGAATAACGCTCATGCATTTGGTGGCAATAATAGCTGTTTAGTCGTTAAAAAATTTACAGGCAGAACGTGA
- a CDS encoding beta-ketoacyl-[acyl-carrier-protein] synthase family protein, which yields MEKTRIVVTGVSVISSIGSNKEVFWNNLTNGVSGIKPITLFDVSKFHSKQAGEISDFDAKVYLGQKGIRHIDRTSLLVSSATVLAIKDANLENNTYSGDELGIVVGSTYGSIDSISSFDFQSLREGPNYVNPMDFPNTVLNAPASRASIFCKATGLNTTISNGVTSSIDAIIYASDFLRMGRVKAVVAGGVHGLTHDIFWGAHNSKILSGSKDGTQEICAPFDKRRNGMVIGEASALVILETLEDALRRNAHIYAEIKGYGTAFDPEMAVSRDYQIDGNKRAIMGAIHDASLTLNDISYISANAYSGVYGDAMETRVIKEVFGMRANLIPVTAIKSMTGECYDASGALQTIAAAMSMNTHTVPPTINLKERDPECDLDYVANIARVLPVKNVLINTFSRLGNNSALIISKYKQ from the coding sequence ATGGAAAAAACGAGGATAGTTGTTACCGGTGTTTCGGTTATTTCATCCATTGGAAGTAATAAGGAAGTTTTTTGGAATAATTTAACCAATGGTGTATCAGGCATTAAACCCATTACCTTGTTTGATGTAAGTAAATTTCATAGTAAACAAGCCGGTGAGATTTCTGATTTTGACGCAAAGGTCTACCTTGGCCAAAAGGGAATCCGCCATATTGATAGGACATCCCTTCTTGTATCATCTGCGACGGTTCTTGCCATTAAGGATGCCAATTTAGAGAATAATACCTACAGTGGTGATGAATTAGGTATTGTCGTTGGTTCTACGTATGGCAGTATTGATAGTATCAGTTCTTTCGATTTCCAGTCTTTGCGTGAAGGTCCTAATTATGTGAATCCCATGGATTTTCCTAATACCGTGCTGAATGCACCAGCAAGCCGTGCCTCTATTTTTTGTAAGGCAACAGGGCTGAATACAACCATTTCAAATGGTGTAACAAGCAGCATCGATGCGATTATTTATGCCTCTGATTTCCTTCGGATGGGTCGGGTAAAGGCTGTAGTTGCCGGAGGCGTGCATGGATTAACTCATGACATCTTTTGGGGAGCACATAATTCTAAAATATTATCGGGAAGTAAGGATGGGACTCAGGAAATTTGTGCACCCTTTGACAAAAGACGCAATGGGATGGTCATTGGTGAAGCATCGGCATTAGTCATCCTCGAAACCTTAGAAGATGCGCTCCGGAGAAATGCACATATTTATGCAGAAATCAAGGGTTACGGAACCGCATTTGACCCTGAAATGGCTGTTAGCAGGGATTATCAGATAGACGGCAACAAAAGGGCTATCATGGGTGCCATTCATGATGCCAGTCTGACGTTGAATGATATTTCTTACATATCTGCCAATGCTTATTCTGGTGTTTATGGCGATGCAATGGAAACCAGAGTTATTAAAGAAGTCTTCGGCATGAGAGCAAATCTTATTCCTGTTACCGCAATAAAATCTATGACAGGTGAATGTTATGATGCCTCGGGAGCATTGCAGACAATAGCCGCAGCAATGTCCATGAACACACACACAGTTCCACCGACAATTAACCTTAAGGAACGTGACCCTGAGTGTGATTTAGATTATGTTGCCAATATCGCCAGGGTCTTACCAGTCAAAAATGTCCTAATCAACACCTTTTCACGATTGGGAAATAATTCGGCCTTAATTATCTCCAAATACAAGCAGTAA